One window from the genome of Bufo bufo chromosome 4, aBufBuf1.1, whole genome shotgun sequence encodes:
- the LOC120999324 gene encoding uncharacterized protein LOC120999324 encodes MDVGKLLALIQERPQLWDTRCDQYHDKMLKERGWDEVTQEMLAREWEKGNSAKRRKLGKPFIFKCIANICFSILSFLCAVIIAYVYNPIERLLCHISTVQRVKTRWQSCRDQYRRERVQGLGHSGEGGRRKKPYIYTRQLNFLRPVLDVRTTVDSLEPQRETGNTSSESDQAAYGQDSPRPGEQEVEPVQQLPDEEREESSALEGPSRALESSPQPRRRQPRRRRVAPPNPDSAANTQAQVQTQVLEYLRQRHLEGSEERMLSGLAHLFKELPAYKQTLFVDVMTSVFTIFKTPLDPHEVVCCVDNLKNQVFRLCPQPGHSMVPQHARPSSASQPLFSQEQPFMPQQSLPGPVTYPPQSHVAAPHHQGQGSFTQELFNL; translated from the exons ATGGATGTTGGAAAGCTTCTGGCCTTGATCCAAGAGCGCCCCCAGCTCTGGGACACCCGGTGTGATCAATACCATGATAAAATGTTGAAGGAGCGTGGCTGGGATGAGGTGACCCAGGAGATGTTGGCCCGAGAGTGGGAGAAGGGCAATTCTGCCAAACGCCGAAAATTAGGTAAG CCCTTTATATTCAAATGCATTGCTAATATATGTTTTAGTATTTTGTCTTTTCTATGTGCCGTTATCATTGCGTATGTATATAATCCTATTGAAAGGTTGTTATGTCATATTTCTACAGTCCAACGTGTGAAGACCCGCTGGCAGTCCTGCCGAGACCAGTACCGACGGGAACGCGTGCAGGGCCTTGGACATAGTGGCGAGGGTGGGCGCCGAAAGAAGCCCTATATATACACCCGGCAACTGAACTTCTTGAGGCCAGTGCTGGATGTGAGGAC CACTGTTGACAGCCTGGAGCCACAGAGGGAAACTGGCAACACCAGCAGTGAGTCGGACCAGGCAGCGTATGGGCAGGACTCCCCTCGTCCTGGGGAGCAGGAGGTGGAACCTGTCCAGCAGCTGCCAGATGAAGAGAGGGAGGAGTCCTCTGCTCTGGAAGGACCATCTAGAGCCCTCGAATCCAGTCCCCAGCCCCGAAGGAGACAGCCACGCAGGAGAAGGGTGGCACCTCCGAACCCTGATTCTGCCGCAAATACTCAGGCACAGGTACAGACTCAGGTGCTTGAGTATTTGCGGCAGAGACATTTAGAAGGGAGTGAGGAGAGGATGCTAAGCGGGCTTGCTCATCTTTTTAAAGAGCTGCCCGCATATAAGCAAACCCTCTTTGTGGATGTAATGACATCGgttttcacaattttcaaaacccCTTTAGATCCACATGAGGTTGTGTGTTGTGTGGATAACCTCAAAAACCAAGTTTTCAGGTTATGCCCACAACCAGGGCACAGCATGGTCCCTCAACATGCTAGGCCCAGCTCAGCTTCACAGCCACTTTTTTCCCAGGAGCAGCCATTTATGCCCCAACAAAGTTTACCTGGCCCAGTCACCTACCCACCCCAAAGTCATGTGGCTGCCCCTCATCACCAGGGGCAAGGTAGTTTTACCCAGGAACTTTTCAACCTATAA